The Cupriavidus sp. EM10 genome includes a region encoding these proteins:
- the fusA gene encoding elongation factor G, which translates to MPYSPDAIRTIALLGHSGCGKTSLIEALLHKGDVLHSPGSVERGTTVCDFDPLERKYHHSLTSTLAHLHYHDTRIYLIDTPGYPDFSGLSMSAMAAVETAAIVVNAQTGIDMTTRRMMAWAQARKLCRMIIVNGIDKEKVDLPALLTDIQEAFGKECLPINLPAGGATRVVDCFFNPAGDADFLSVASAHEALVDQVVEMDPELMELYLEQGQQISPEQLHAPFERALREGHLVPICFTSAANGTGIAELLEVFVRLLPNPTEGNPPLFYRDAGERQETVRAEPVPDKHVLAHVFKITMDPYLGKMAVFRIHQGTVTRDSQLYIGQGRQPFKVSHLLMLQGKERVEVPQAGPGDICAVAKVDEIAFDAVLHDASEDGNIHLAPLDFPTPIYGLAIEPARRGNEQRLSELLHKLTAGDPCLRIEHPAGTNETVMLGLGEFQLRCALERLTDQYKLEVVTRPPRIAYRETIDGKAEGHHRHKKQTGGAGQFGEVSLRVEPLPRGTGFEFVDAVKGGAIPGQFMPAVEKGIRQVLENGPMAGFPMQDVRVTVFDGKSHSVDSKEVAFVVAGRKAFVDAVLKARPSVLEPIVDVEVTMPEPAMGDVISDLSAKRGQIRGTRTAPGNNAIVIGQVPLSELNDYQSRLNSITGGHGNYAMQFSHYEPVPPARQEQMASQHKASREEGSG; encoded by the coding sequence ATGCCTTACAGTCCCGACGCAATTCGGACGATTGCCCTGTTGGGGCATTCGGGGTGCGGCAAGACTTCGCTAATCGAAGCGTTGCTGCACAAGGGGGATGTGCTGCACAGCCCGGGCAGTGTCGAGCGCGGCACCACGGTCTGCGATTTCGATCCGCTCGAGCGTAAATACCACCATTCGCTCACCAGCACCCTTGCCCATCTTCATTATCACGATACCCGCATCTACCTGATCGACACCCCCGGCTATCCCGATTTCTCTGGCCTGTCGATGAGCGCCATGGCCGCGGTCGAGACCGCCGCCATCGTCGTCAACGCCCAGACGGGCATCGACATGACGACCCGCCGCATGATGGCCTGGGCGCAGGCGCGCAAGCTTTGCCGGATGATTATCGTCAACGGCATCGACAAGGAAAAGGTGGATTTGCCGGCACTCCTGACCGACATCCAGGAAGCGTTTGGCAAGGAATGCCTGCCGATCAATCTCCCGGCCGGCGGCGCCACCCGGGTGGTCGATTGTTTCTTCAACCCGGCGGGCGATGCGGATTTCCTGTCGGTGGCATCGGCGCACGAGGCGCTTGTCGACCAGGTCGTCGAGATGGATCCGGAGCTGATGGAGCTGTATCTCGAGCAGGGCCAGCAGATCTCGCCGGAACAGTTGCACGCGCCGTTCGAGCGGGCGCTGCGCGAGGGCCATCTGGTGCCGATCTGCTTCACCTCGGCTGCCAATGGCACCGGCATCGCGGAACTGCTGGAAGTGTTCGTGCGGCTGCTGCCCAATCCGACCGAGGGCAATCCTCCCCTCTTCTACCGCGATGCAGGCGAGCGCCAGGAAACCGTCCGCGCCGAACCGGTGCCCGACAAGCACGTGCTGGCGCACGTCTTCAAGATCACGATGGACCCGTATCTGGGGAAAATGGCGGTGTTTCGCATCCATCAGGGCACCGTCACGCGCGACAGCCAGCTCTATATCGGCCAGGGGCGCCAGCCGTTCAAGGTATCCCATCTCTTGATGCTGCAGGGCAAGGAGCGCGTCGAGGTGCCCCAGGCCGGGCCCGGCGACATCTGCGCCGTGGCGAAAGTCGACGAGATCGCCTTCGACGCCGTGCTGCACGATGCCAGCGAAGACGGCAACATCCACCTGGCCCCGCTCGACTTCCCCACGCCAATCTACGGGCTGGCGATCGAGCCGGCGCGGCGCGGCAACGAGCAGCGCCTGTCGGAACTGCTGCACAAGCTCACGGCAGGAGACCCATGCCTGCGCATCGAGCATCCGGCCGGCACCAATGAAACCGTCATGCTCGGCCTGGGCGAGTTCCAGCTGCGCTGCGCGCTGGAGCGCCTGACCGATCAGTACAAGCTCGAAGTCGTGACGCGGCCGCCCCGGATCGCCTACCGCGAGACCATCGACGGCAAGGCCGAGGGGCATCACCGCCACAAGAAGCAGACCGGCGGGGCCGGCCAGTTTGGCGAGGTGTCGCTGCGCGTCGAGCCGCTGCCGCGTGGCACAGGCTTCGAGTTTGTCGATGCGGTCAAGGGCGGCGCGATTCCGGGCCAGTTCATGCCCGCCGTCGAAAAAGGCATCCGCCAGGTCCTGGAAAACGGTCCGATGGCCGGATTTCCCATGCAGGACGTGCGCGTGACCGTGTTCGACGGCAAGAGCCATTCGGTCGATTCGAAGGAAGTGGCCTTCGTGGTGGCCGGACGCAAGGCCTTTGTCGACGCCGTGCTCAAGGCGCGGCCAAGCGTGCTGGAGCCTATCGTCGATGTCGAGGTGACCATGCCGGAACCGGCCATGGGCGACGTGATCAGCGACCTGTCGGCCAAGCGCGGACAGATCCGGGGCACGCGCACCGCGCCAGGCAACAACGCCATCGTAATCGGACAGGTGCCGCTGTCCGAACTCAACGATTACCAGTCGCGCCTGAACAGCATCACCGGCGGGCACGGCAACTATGCGATGCAGTTCAGCCACTACGAGCCCGTGCCGCCGGCGCGGCAGGAGCAGATGGCATCGCAGCACAAGGCATCGCGCGAGGAGGGATCGGGCTGA
- a CDS encoding epoxide hydrolase family protein, with product MQHALTRDFPAARRTVAAAAALAAMAFAGYLQPASAAEAASRAKVAAAQANADESIRPFHVHVPQAQLDDLRRRIAATRWPDKETVSDESQGIQTARVQELVKYWGTQYDWRKAEAQLNALPQYVTKIDGLDIHFIHVKSRHPNALPLILTHGWPGSVFEFTKTIGPLTDPTAYGGRAEDAFDVVIPSIPGYGFSGRPTELGWGPDRTARAWDTLMKRLGYTNYVSQGGDHGSVVSDALARQAPPGLKAIHLNMPATVPGPLMKSILAGDAAPTELTDPERKAYQSLSSFFGRNAAYGAMMVTRPQTIGYSLADSPVGLASFTYEKIAEWSDSNGVPERVLSRDAILNDITLYWLTNTGASSSRFYWENNNNNFSAETQKTRDIKVPVAISVFPHEIYQAPESWSKQAYPSLYYYHAVAKGGHFAAWEQPQLFAEELRAAFKSVR from the coding sequence ATGCAGCACGCTTTGACCCGAGATTTCCCGGCGGCCCGCCGGACCGTTGCCGCCGCGGCCGCCCTGGCGGCCATGGCCTTTGCCGGCTACCTTCAGCCCGCTTCGGCGGCCGAGGCCGCGTCCAGGGCGAAGGTTGCCGCCGCGCAAGCCAATGCCGACGAGAGCATCCGCCCGTTCCATGTGCACGTGCCGCAGGCCCAGCTCGACGACCTGCGCCGCCGCATCGCCGCCACGCGCTGGCCCGACAAGGAAACCGTCAGCGACGAATCGCAGGGCATCCAGACCGCCCGCGTGCAGGAACTGGTCAAGTACTGGGGTACCCAGTACGACTGGCGCAAGGCCGAGGCCCAGCTCAACGCGCTGCCACAGTACGTGACGAAGATCGATGGGCTCGACATCCATTTCATCCACGTCAAGTCGCGCCATCCCAACGCCTTGCCGCTGATCCTGACCCACGGCTGGCCCGGCTCCGTGTTCGAGTTCACCAAGACCATCGGGCCGCTGACCGATCCCACCGCGTATGGCGGCCGCGCGGAAGATGCGTTCGACGTCGTCATTCCCTCAATTCCTGGCTACGGATTCTCGGGCCGGCCGACGGAGCTGGGCTGGGGCCCGGATCGCACGGCGCGCGCATGGGACACGCTGATGAAGCGGCTCGGCTACACGAACTACGTGTCGCAGGGCGGTGACCATGGTTCGGTCGTCTCCGACGCGCTGGCCCGCCAGGCGCCGCCGGGACTCAAGGCCATCCACCTGAACATGCCGGCCACGGTGCCGGGGCCGCTGATGAAGTCGATCCTGGCCGGCGACGCGGCGCCCACCGAACTGACCGATCCCGAGCGCAAGGCCTACCAGTCGCTGAGCAGCTTCTTTGGCCGCAATGCCGCCTATGGCGCGATGATGGTGACGCGGCCGCAGACCATCGGCTATTCGCTGGCCGATTCCCCAGTGGGCCTGGCGTCATTTACCTACGAGAAGATCGCCGAGTGGAGCGACAGCAACGGCGTGCCCGAGCGCGTGCTGTCGCGTGACGCCATCCTGAACGACATCACGCTGTACTGGCTGACCAACACCGGGGCGTCATCGTCGCGCTTCTACTGGGAAAACAACAATAACAACTTCAGCGCAGAGACGCAGAAGACGCGCGATATCAAGGTGCCGGTGGCCATCAGCGTCTTCCCGCACGAGATCTACCAGGCGCCGGAAAGCTGGAGCAAGCAGGCGTACCCGTCGCTGTACTACTACCACGCCGTGGCCAAGGGCGGCCATTTCGCGGCGTGGGAACAACCGCAGCTGTTTGCGGAGGAACTCCGGGCGGCGTTCAAGTCGGTGCGGTAG
- a CDS encoding bifunctional 3-(3-hydroxy-phenyl)propionate/3-hydroxycinnamic acid hydroxylase produces MTDTQILDVAIVGYGPVGQSLSILLGQRGYRVAAFDRWPSLYPLPRAVFHDHEIRRVFHAMGLGTEVAAISQPSATYQWFNAEWKTLVEIDWSAESISDGPVGYLFNQPTLEKLLDGKARSLPTVEVNQGWEATALMQHADHCEIQLRHGTMQDGQWVPDGQTRTVRARYVIGADGANSFVRRASDIGQDDLGFQEDWLVIDVQPNPGVKLDVPDIGQWCNPARPTTMVPGGPGYRRWEFMRLPHERLEDLQQEDKVWDLLSPWVNPNNATLVRYAVYKFRSLLARQWRQGRVLLAGDAAHLMPPFMGQGMCSGIRDAWNLAWRLDLLLRGLATDDVLDTYTPERLPQVRAVIEASIAMGQVVCIADTEAAARRDAAFLSGQVPPLPPFPGLSGGVVCTDFGVTGVAGLLGVHGQVEDGGRTGRFDDMIPNGFQVIAIDADPGEYIDGESAGLLTRLGGSTIGVTTDPALVRPGRVLRDVSGRYARFFAEHGVRVIVVRPDYYVYGGVSDPAQLPALLAKLGGQLALANESAQRQAA; encoded by the coding sequence ATGACTGACACCCAGATCCTCGACGTCGCAATCGTCGGCTATGGCCCCGTAGGCCAATCCCTGTCCATCCTGCTTGGCCAGCGCGGTTACCGTGTGGCGGCATTCGACCGCTGGCCGTCGCTTTACCCACTGCCGCGCGCGGTGTTCCACGACCACGAGATCCGCCGCGTGTTCCATGCGATGGGCCTCGGCACGGAGGTGGCCGCCATCTCCCAGCCATCGGCGACCTACCAATGGTTCAACGCAGAGTGGAAGACCCTGGTCGAGATTGACTGGTCCGCCGAGTCGATCAGCGACGGTCCGGTCGGCTATCTCTTCAACCAGCCCACGCTTGAAAAACTGCTCGACGGCAAGGCACGTTCGCTGCCGACGGTCGAGGTCAACCAGGGCTGGGAAGCCACGGCACTGATGCAGCACGCCGACCACTGCGAGATACAGCTTCGCCACGGCACGATGCAGGACGGTCAGTGGGTGCCGGACGGCCAGACGCGCACCGTGCGTGCCCGCTACGTGATTGGTGCGGACGGCGCCAACAGCTTCGTACGCAGAGCTTCTGACATCGGCCAGGACGACCTTGGCTTCCAGGAGGACTGGCTGGTGATCGACGTCCAGCCAAATCCTGGCGTAAAGCTCGACGTGCCCGATATCGGCCAGTGGTGCAATCCCGCCCGCCCGACGACCATGGTGCCCGGTGGGCCCGGCTACCGCCGCTGGGAATTCATGCGACTGCCGCACGAGAGGCTCGAAGATCTTCAGCAAGAAGACAAGGTCTGGGACCTCCTCTCGCCGTGGGTCAACCCCAACAACGCGACGCTGGTGCGCTACGCGGTCTACAAGTTCCGCTCGTTGCTGGCGCGGCAATGGCGCCAAGGCCGCGTGCTGCTGGCCGGCGACGCCGCGCACCTGATGCCGCCGTTCATGGGCCAGGGCATGTGCTCGGGTATCCGCGATGCCTGGAATCTAGCGTGGCGGCTGGACCTGTTGCTACGGGGCCTTGCCACGGACGACGTGCTCGACACCTACACGCCCGAACGCCTGCCACAGGTGCGCGCCGTGATCGAAGCGTCGATCGCCATGGGCCAGGTCGTCTGCATCGCCGACACCGAAGCCGCGGCGCGCCGCGACGCCGCCTTTCTCAGCGGACAGGTGCCGCCGCTGCCGCCCTTCCCCGGCCTGAGCGGCGGCGTGGTCTGCACTGACTTTGGGGTCACCGGCGTGGCCGGCCTGCTGGGCGTGCACGGACAGGTGGAGGATGGCGGGCGCACCGGTCGTTTTGACGACATGATCCCAAATGGCTTTCAGGTGATCGCCATTGACGCGGACCCCGGCGAATACATCGACGGCGAATCGGCTGGCCTGCTGACCCGGCTGGGCGGCAGCACGATCGGCGTGACGACAGATCCCGCGCTGGTCCGTCCCGGCCGCGTGCTGCGCGACGTCAGTGGCCGCTACGCCCGCTTTTTCGCCGAGCACGGCGTGCGCGTAATCGTGGTGCGCCCGGACTACTACGTCTACGGCGGCGTGAGCGATCCAGCGCAACTGCCGGCACTCCTGGCGAAGCTGGGCGGCCAGCTTGCACTGGCCAACGAATCGGCACAGCGCCAGGCCGCCTGA
- a CDS encoding response regulator transcription factor has protein sequence MSNIDLCPQADALDFVQGTVHVVDDDELVRGALVGLLKSIDLHVRAFSSVEEFMRAPEVDGPACLVLDVRLRGQSGLAFQKSVVEKGLPHMPIIFMSGHGDIRMTVTAMKAGAVDFLAKPFRDQEMIDAVIAALERDMKRLESQHALRGLRASWETLTVREREVLRHLVTGLMNKQIAAAMGVAEITAKIYRGHAMRKMNARSVVEVVRMMQALAAEGVA, from the coding sequence ATGTCCAACATTGACCTCTGCCCCCAGGCGGACGCGCTCGACTTCGTGCAGGGCACCGTCCATGTGGTGGACGACGACGAACTGGTGCGCGGCGCGCTGGTTGGCTTGCTGAAGTCGATCGACCTGCATGTCCGGGCCTTTTCCTCGGTCGAGGAGTTCATGCGGGCGCCCGAGGTCGACGGTCCGGCGTGCCTGGTGCTGGACGTGCGGTTGCGGGGGCAGAGCGGGCTGGCATTCCAGAAGTCGGTCGTGGAGAAGGGCCTGCCGCACATGCCGATCATCTTCATGAGCGGCCACGGCGATATCCGGATGACGGTCACCGCCATGAAGGCCGGCGCGGTGGACTTCCTGGCCAAGCCGTTCCGCGACCAGGAGATGATCGATGCCGTGATCGCCGCGCTGGAGCGCGACATGAAACGACTGGAGTCGCAGCACGCGCTGCGCGGCCTGCGCGCCAGCTGGGAGACGCTGACCGTGCGCGAGCGCGAAGTGCTGCGGCACCTGGTGACCGGCCTGATGAACAAGCAGATCGCCGCCGCCATGGGCGTGGCCGAGATCACCGCCAAGATCTACCGGGGACACGCCATGCGCAAGATGAACGCGCGGTCAGTGGTGGAGGTCGTGCGGATGATGCAGGCGCTGGCCGCGGAGGGTGTTGCCTGA
- a CDS encoding molybdopterin cofactor-binding domain-containing protein — protein MTIPLIEDTCAVAAPQPAQADGFTLNGAWHPLPADPSQRLLDHLRADLRQFGTKEGCRQGDCGSCTVLVDGEARYACLMPMGQVAGRSVVTVEGIGAGTQCGGRLQQAFLAHQAVQCGFCTPGMLLASAAAIDAGRVTDRASARDAIDGVLCRCTGYQKIVDAVTEAGCGAAARPCTLPPRQGASVGVPLTRLDGPEKVDGSQRFGADGWPAGTLVLRAVRSPHHRARFVFGDIDAFVAAHPGVRRVLTHADVPGQNLHGVATPYADQPVLPTGETRHYLEAVALVVGEHAAMAALDLARFPVTWEPLAPVLTIDEAMQDDSPKLHASRPDNILIEGLVSRGDAPAARREARYVASATFTSSFVEHAYLEPEAGWARRVGDMVEIHSSTQAPHPHRADLARILGVAPERVRVVATAVGGGFGGKLDMTVQPWLALAAWHVDGPVGMVFSREESMATSTKRHPARIVSTMAADADGRLRAVEFEGDYNTGAFASWGTAVANRVPVHAGGPYVIPHYRAHSRAVHTHITPAGAFRGFGVPQTMMSQEQLIDDLAHQAGIDPLEFRAMNALRPGDALPTGQVLDQSVGLIECLDALRPLWREARARIATLNASSPGPLRHGLGIAAFFYGCGNTALPNPSTVRLGVRPDGVFVLHQGAVDAGQGANTAIPQIAADALGVPVDRLHIVGPDTHLTPDCGRTSASRQTFITGRAAFLAGTALRQQLLKLANAPADATISAHADGLRIDGLRLDLRGLPVDAHGYAVAAEESFDPPITALDGAGQGKPYATYAFGAQMAEVLVDGESGRVRVLKVVAAHDVGRMVNPTLLEGQVQGAVAQGVGLALMEKYHPGKHNNLHDYLIPTVHDMPEVRAIFIEAPTALGPYGAKGIGEPALVPTAAAILNAIHDATGVRIRQAPATPDVVRRALAESMTDGLRARASDHVQH, from the coding sequence ATGACGATTCCGCTCATTGAAGACACCTGCGCCGTCGCGGCTCCCCAGCCGGCGCAGGCCGACGGCTTCACGCTCAACGGCGCATGGCACCCGTTGCCGGCCGACCCGTCGCAGCGATTGCTCGACCACCTGCGTGCCGACCTGCGGCAATTCGGCACCAAGGAAGGCTGTCGCCAGGGCGACTGCGGCAGCTGCACCGTGCTGGTCGATGGCGAGGCACGCTATGCCTGCCTGATGCCGATGGGTCAGGTGGCAGGCCGCAGCGTGGTGACCGTCGAAGGCATCGGTGCCGGCACGCAATGCGGGGGCCGTCTTCAGCAGGCATTCCTGGCACACCAGGCCGTGCAGTGCGGCTTCTGCACGCCGGGCATGTTGCTGGCCTCGGCGGCCGCCATCGACGCCGGCCGCGTCACGGACCGCGCCAGCGCGCGCGATGCCATTGACGGCGTGCTGTGCCGTTGCACCGGCTATCAGAAAATCGTCGACGCCGTCACCGAAGCGGGATGCGGCGCCGCCGCCCGGCCATGCACGTTGCCGCCGCGCCAGGGGGCTTCGGTGGGCGTGCCGCTGACGCGGCTCGATGGCCCCGAGAAGGTCGACGGCAGCCAGCGCTTTGGCGCCGATGGCTGGCCCGCCGGCACCCTTGTGCTGCGCGCGGTCCGGAGCCCGCATCACCGGGCGCGCTTTGTCTTCGGCGATATCGACGCCTTTGTGGCGGCGCATCCCGGCGTCAGGCGCGTCCTGACCCATGCCGATGTGCCCGGCCAGAATCTTCACGGGGTGGCCACGCCGTATGCCGACCAGCCCGTGCTGCCGACCGGCGAAACGCGCCACTACCTGGAGGCGGTCGCATTGGTCGTGGGCGAGCACGCAGCGATGGCCGCGCTGGACCTTGCGCGCTTTCCGGTGACCTGGGAGCCGCTGGCGCCGGTGCTGACCATCGACGAAGCCATGCAGGACGACAGCCCGAAGCTGCACGCGAGCCGTCCAGACAATATCCTGATCGAAGGGCTGGTCTCACGGGGCGATGCCCCGGCCGCCCGCCGTGAGGCGCGCTACGTGGCCAGCGCCACCTTCACTTCGAGCTTCGTCGAGCATGCCTACCTGGAGCCGGAGGCCGGCTGGGCGCGACGCGTCGGCGATATGGTCGAGATCCACTCGTCCACGCAGGCGCCGCACCCGCACCGCGCGGATCTTGCGCGCATCCTTGGTGTCGCGCCCGAACGGGTGCGCGTGGTGGCCACGGCCGTGGGGGGCGGGTTCGGCGGCAAGCTGGACATGACCGTCCAGCCCTGGCTGGCGCTCGCCGCGTGGCATGTGGACGGCCCGGTCGGCATGGTGTTCTCGCGCGAGGAATCGATGGCGACCTCCACCAAGCGCCATCCAGCCCGGATCGTTTCCACCATGGCGGCCGATGCCGACGGGCGGCTCCGCGCGGTGGAATTCGAGGGCGATTACAACACCGGTGCGTTTGCATCGTGGGGCACGGCAGTGGCCAATCGGGTGCCGGTGCATGCCGGCGGCCCCTACGTCATTCCGCACTACCGGGCGCATTCGCGCGCCGTGCATACGCATATCACGCCGGCCGGCGCGTTTCGCGGCTTTGGCGTACCGCAGACCATGATGTCGCAGGAACAGCTGATCGACGATCTGGCGCACCAGGCCGGCATCGATCCGCTGGAATTTCGTGCGATGAACGCGCTGCGTCCCGGCGATGCGCTGCCGACCGGCCAGGTGCTGGACCAGAGCGTCGGGCTGATCGAATGCCTGGATGCGCTGCGGCCCCTGTGGCGCGAAGCCCGGGCCCGTATCGCCACGCTCAATGCCTCGTCACCGGGGCCGCTGCGCCACGGCTTGGGCATTGCCGCGTTCTTCTATGGCTGCGGTAACACGGCCCTGCCGAATCCGTCGACCGTACGGCTCGGCGTGCGGCCGGATGGCGTGTTCGTGCTGCACCAGGGCGCCGTGGATGCCGGGCAGGGCGCCAACACCGCGATTCCGCAGATCGCGGCCGATGCGCTGGGCGTGCCGGTCGACCGGCTGCACATCGTCGGGCCAGACACGCACCTGACGCCGGACTGCGGCCGTACGTCGGCGTCGCGGCAGACCTTTATCACGGGTCGCGCCGCATTCCTGGCCGGCACGGCGCTGCGGCAACAGTTGCTGAAGCTGGCCAATGCGCCGGCCGATGCCACGATTTCCGCCCACGCCGACGGCTTGCGCATCGATGGCCTGCGGCTCGACCTGCGCGGGCTGCCGGTCGACGCCCATGGGTACGCGGTGGCGGCCGAGGAAAGCTTCGATCCGCCGATCACCGCGCTCGATGGCGCGGGCCAGGGCAAGCCCTACGCCACCTATGCCTTTGGCGCGCAGATGGCGGAAGTGCTGGTCGATGGCGAAAGCGGTCGGGTGCGGGTGCTCAAGGTAGTGGCCGCGCATGACGTCGGCCGTATGGTCAATCCCACGCTGCTGGAAGGGCAGGTCCAGGGCGCGGTGGCGCAGGGCGTGGGTCTGGCGCTGATGGAGAAATACCATCCCGGCAAGCACAACAACCTGCACGACTACCTGATTCCGACCGTCCACGACATGCCCGAGGTGCGCGCGATCTTCATCGAGGCGCCCACTGCGCTGGGGCCGTATGGCGCCAAGGGCATCGGCGAACCGGCGCTGGTGCCCACGGCGGCGGCCATCCTGAATGCGATCCACGACGCCACCGGCGTACGCATCCGGCAGGCGCCGGCCACGCCGGATGTAGTGCGGCGCGCGCTGGCCGAATCCATGACTGACGGCTTGCGAGCCAGGGCTTCCGACCATGTCCAACATTGA
- a CDS encoding fumarylacetoacetate hydrolase family protein, producing the protein MRFVSFEFQGRRAVGVRQGAQIRVVGDEPLESVLARGADLVALGESAKGELLDEADLTLLPPLSRPPKIICVGLNYADHTKESPYEQPNYPTLFFRVHTSLVAHGQALVRPAVEDCAGLDFEGEVAVVLGKGGRHIRKEDALSHVAGYSLFNDGSVREYQFKAPQWTVGKNFDGTGGFGPDLVTADELPPGARGLLLQTKLNGQVVQSASTDDMIFDVETLISVISEAITLEAGDVIVSGTPAGIGWAREPKLLMKQGDVCEVVVEKIGTLSNPIVDEAK; encoded by the coding sequence ATGCGTTTCGTCAGTTTCGAATTTCAGGGCCGACGCGCAGTCGGTGTGCGCCAAGGGGCGCAAATCCGCGTGGTGGGCGACGAACCGCTCGAATCCGTCTTGGCGCGCGGCGCGGATCTGGTTGCGCTGGGCGAGTCGGCCAAGGGCGAACTTCTGGATGAAGCCGATTTGACCCTGCTTCCGCCGCTGTCCCGGCCGCCGAAAATCATCTGCGTGGGCCTCAACTACGCCGACCACACCAAGGAAAGCCCGTACGAGCAGCCGAACTATCCGACGCTGTTCTTCCGCGTCCACACGAGTTTGGTCGCGCACGGACAGGCGCTGGTCCGCCCCGCCGTCGAGGACTGTGCCGGCCTCGACTTCGAAGGCGAAGTGGCCGTGGTTCTCGGCAAGGGTGGCCGCCACATCCGCAAGGAAGACGCGCTGTCGCACGTGGCCGGTTACTCCCTGTTCAACGATGGTTCGGTACGCGAATACCAGTTCAAGGCACCGCAGTGGACGGTCGGCAAGAATTTTGACGGCACCGGCGGCTTCGGTCCCGACCTCGTTACTGCCGACGAACTGCCGCCCGGCGCGCGCGGCCTGCTGCTGCAGACGAAGCTGAATGGCCAGGTGGTGCAGTCGGCCAGCACGGACGACATGATCTTCGACGTCGAGACGCTGATCTCTGTCATCTCCGAGGCCATCACGCTCGAAGCCGGCGATGTGATCGTTTCCGGCACACCGGCCGGCATCGGCTGGGCGCGGGAGCCGAAGCTGCTGATGAAACAAGGCGACGTGTGCGAGGTGGTGGTCGAAAAGATTGGCACGCTGTCGAATCCCATCGTCGACGAAGCGAAGTAA
- a CDS encoding VOC family protein, translating into MPDSPVAGSNAAARSAVHSIDHFALNVPSLDDAARFYRAFGLDVKEARDGSELELRAADGHRWARILPKSTKSLAYLSFNCYECDFDRLAQQVEHSGAVLADAPQGAATGGLWFHDPDGNLLQVKVGPKTSPSAKPPHVTVGAGANARGAVVRSAVQTVHPERLSHVLLFTPDVLGAIDFYARAIGLRLSDKSLDIIAFTHAPHGSDHHLVAFAKSAARGWHHAAWDVRDIDMVGQGAAQMAAAGYTRGWGTGRHVLGSNYFHYVQDPWGSFNEFSADIDFVAADQPWPAGDFAPEDSLYQWGPDVPPDFIRNTEAPDASAQ; encoded by the coding sequence ATGCCCGATAGCCCGGTGGCAGGATCGAACGCGGCCGCACGTTCCGCTGTGCATTCCATCGACCACTTCGCGTTGAACGTGCCATCCCTCGATGATGCCGCCCGCTTCTACCGTGCCTTCGGGCTCGACGTGAAGGAGGCCCGCGACGGCAGCGAACTTGAACTGCGCGCCGCCGACGGCCACCGTTGGGCGCGCATCCTGCCCAAATCGACGAAGTCGCTCGCCTACCTCAGCTTCAACTGCTACGAGTGCGACTTCGACAGGCTGGCGCAGCAGGTCGAACATTCCGGAGCCGTGCTGGCCGACGCCCCGCAGGGCGCAGCGACAGGCGGCCTCTGGTTCCACGATCCGGACGGCAATCTGCTTCAGGTGAAGGTTGGCCCCAAGACCAGCCCCAGCGCCAAGCCACCACATGTGACAGTCGGCGCCGGGGCCAACGCGCGCGGTGCGGTGGTGCGCTCGGCAGTGCAGACTGTCCACCCGGAGCGGCTGTCGCACGTGCTGCTGTTCACCCCCGACGTGCTGGGAGCGATCGACTTCTATGCCCGTGCCATCGGCCTGCGGCTATCGGACAAGTCGCTCGACATCATCGCCTTCACGCACGCCCCGCACGGCAGCGACCATCATCTGGTGGCATTCGCCAAGAGCGCCGCACGCGGCTGGCACCATGCAGCGTGGGACGTGCGTGACATCGACATGGTCGGTCAGGGCGCCGCCCAGATGGCCGCCGCCGGCTATACACGCGGCTGGGGCACCGGCCGCCACGTGCTGGGCTCGAACTACTTCCACTACGTACAGGACCCGTGGGGGTCGTTCAACGAGTTCTCGGCCGATATCGACTTCGTGGCCGCCGACCAGCCGTGGCCGGCCGGCGACTTCGCGCCTGAGGACTCGCTGTACCAGTGGGGCCCGGACGTGCCGCCCGACTTCATCCGCAACACCGAAGCGCCGGACGCCTCCGCGCAGTAG
- a CDS encoding metal-dependent hydrolase — MASNKAHHATGWAAAAIAVAVIARHGGEAWYWEGVLGFVAALFGSTAPDWLEVAWWSRSRRLWITHRSWTHWGVAWIGLLVGAYHALGTYWLAAPAFGFACGGVMHLLADWPNPLGVPWIAGRHSLKLWKSGRCDLIVVAASWLIAFVVSDDFWFNGQHSVAVLHHLRMATVRF, encoded by the coding sequence ATGGCTTCAAACAAGGCACACCATGCCACCGGATGGGCGGCAGCAGCAATCGCCGTCGCCGTGATCGCCCGGCACGGCGGGGAAGCGTGGTATTGGGAAGGTGTGCTGGGTTTCGTGGCGGCGCTGTTCGGCAGTACCGCCCCCGACTGGCTGGAGGTCGCCTGGTGGTCCAGGTCGCGCCGGTTGTGGATCACGCATCGTTCCTGGACTCACTGGGGCGTTGCATGGATCGGCCTGCTGGTGGGGGCCTATCACGCGCTGGGCACGTACTGGCTGGCGGCGCCGGCGTTCGGCTTTGCCTGCGGCGGCGTCATGCATCTGCTGGCCGACTGGCCCAACCCGCTCGGCGTGCCGTGGATCGCCGGGCGCCATTCCCTGAAACTCTGGAAAAGCGGGCGCTGCGACCTGATCGTCGTCGCGGCGTCGTGGCTGATCGCCTTTGTGGTGTCCGATGACTTCTGGTTCAACGGCCAGCACAGCGTGGCGGTGCTCCATCATCTGCGCATGGCGACGGTGAGGTTCTGA